From Faecalicatena sp. Marseille-Q4148:
ATGTACCGGCAGCATTCTCAATGCATCAGCGCTTTTTGATACCGGAGGAAGTGAAACTCTGGAATCACCGGCATCCTGATTTATATACATTGGAACTCCGGTTATATATTGAAGACGGAGAACCAATCGAAGTAGTGCCATATCCAATTGGATTTTGTAAAATCGTTCTTGAAGATGGGATCATGAAACTAAATGGAGAACGTTTGATTTTAAATGGAGTAAATCGCCATGAGTGGAATGCGAAAAGTGGAAGATGCATTTCTGATGAAGACGAAATATTCGATATTGCGTGTATAAAAAATAATAATATCAATGCAGTGAGGACTTGTCACTATCCGGATCGGATGAGCTGGTATTATAGATGTGATGCGGCGGGAGTCTATGTAATGGCAGAAACAAATCTTGAAAGTCACGGTTCCTGGCAGAAAATGGATGCAATAGAGCCGTCCTGGAATGTGCCGGGAAGTGTTTCCTGTTGGAAAAATGCCGTTTTAGACCGCGCCAAGACACAGTTTGAAGTATTGAAAAACCATGTTTCTATTTTATTTTGGTCACTTGGAAATGAGTCATATGCAGGAGACGTACTGAAGGAAATGAATGCCTTTTACAAAAAAACAGATCCGGATCGTCTTGTACATTATGAAGGCGTAGTTCATAATCCTGTTTATCGCGACTGTATTTCAGATATGGAGAGCCGGATGTACGCCAAACCGGACGCAATCCGGGAATACCTGGAAGATAACCCGTCAAAACCGTTTATTCTGTGTGAATATATGCATGATATGGGAAATTCGCTCGGAGGAATGAAATCTTATATCGATTTGATTGATCAATACAAAGAATATCAGGGCGGGTTTATATGGGACTACATTGACCAGGCGATTTATGTAGAAGATGAAGTAACAGGAAAAGAAGTGCTGCGCTACGGCGGAGATTTTGACGACCGGCCATCTGACTATGAATTTTCCGGAAATGGACTGATATTTGCAAATCGCGTAGAGAAACCGGCAATGCAGGAGGTAAAATATTACTATGGATTACACAAATAAGATGAAAATTATATTTGGAGATGTGACACTCGGAATCCATGGAGAAGCATTTCATTATATTTTTTCGTATCAGAAGGGCGGTCTGGAGTCGCTGAGAAAATATGGAAAAGAGTGGCTGTATCGTATTCCGCAGCCTACATTTTGGAGAGCAACGACAGATAATGACCGCGGGAATGGATTTCCGTTAAAATCAGGGATGTGGATGAGTGCAGACATTTTTCAGAAATGTGTTGATATTAAGGTTCTGATAGACGGTCAGCAGATTGAAAAGCTGCTTGCGCCGGATAACAACTGCTATAACGTTCCAACTTTTGCTGACACTGCAGAAATTATCTTTACTTATAAGACGATTACAGTTCCAAGTACAGCAGTAGAAGTATCTTATACGGTAACAGCGGATGGAAGAATAGCTGTTCAGGTTCATTATCATGGAAAAAAAGGGTTACCGGAGCTTCCGGTGTTTGGTATCCGTTTTATTATGCCGACAAAAGCATCCGGTTATATGTATGAAGGACTTTCAGGAGAAACGTACCCGGATAGAATGGCAGGAGGAGTTCAGGGAAGTTACGAAGTCAAAGGGCTTCCGGTTACACCGTATCTGGTTCCGCAGGATTGCGGAATGCATATGCAAACAGAATCTGTCACAGTATACCGCACAAATGTTTTGGATAACTCTTCCACAAATGTGGAAAAAACCGGACTTACATTCCGGTCAAGTGGAAAACCATTTGCTTTTTCCTGTCTTCCGTATACGGCAGAAGAGTTGGAAAATGCAACGCATCAAGAAGAACTGCCTCCGGCAAGAAGAACGGTACTTTCTATCTGCGGCGCTGTTCGCGGTGTAGGAGGGATTGATAGTTGGGGAAGTGATGTAGAAGCAGAATATCATATAGATGCGGAAAAAGATATTTTGTATGGATTTGTAATTTCTTAAGTCTTTGTTAATAAATTTTCGTTTTCTTTTAGAATA
This genomic window contains:
- a CDS encoding beta-galactosidase small subunit, yielding MDYTNKMKIIFGDVTLGIHGEAFHYIFSYQKGGLESLRKYGKEWLYRIPQPTFWRATTDNDRGNGFPLKSGMWMSADIFQKCVDIKVLIDGQQIEKLLAPDNNCYNVPTFADTAEIIFTYKTITVPSTAVEVSYTVTADGRIAVQVHYHGKKGLPELPVFGIRFIMPTKASGYMYEGLSGETYPDRMAGGVQGSYEVKGLPVTPYLVPQDCGMHMQTESVTVYRTNVLDNSSTNVEKTGLTFRSSGKPFAFSCLPYTAEELENATHQEELPPARRTVLSICGAVRGVGGIDSWGSDVEAEYHIDAEKDILYGFVIS
- a CDS encoding beta-galactosidase — its product is MQADIRWLDQPEVFRVNRLDAHSDHRFFENEQTYQKKEETLRQSLNGIWKFHYSVNAKERPSAFYEQGYDLSEFGQIQVPQHIEMAGYDKIHYINTMYPWEGHEYRRPAGTCGETGEGMFSEASYNPVGSYVRTFDLNQSLRGKRIILSFEGAEQAIYVWVNGQFVGYAEDSFTVSEFDITPYIKDEGNVLAAEVHKRSTAAFLEDQDFFRFFGIFRDVNLYGLPKLHVEDLWVHPRCPESSGKENEEASLDIDLKLSCAENEEQAAEKMIAQAYVNIRLLDGKRVMLSYNVPAAFSMHQRFLIPEEVKLWNHRHPDLYTLELRLYIEDGEPIEVVPYPIGFCKIVLEDGIMKLNGERLILNGVNRHEWNAKSGRCISDEDEIFDIACIKNNNINAVRTCHYPDRMSWYYRCDAAGVYVMAETNLESHGSWQKMDAIEPSWNVPGSVSCWKNAVLDRAKTQFEVLKNHVSILFWSLGNESYAGDVLKEMNAFYKKTDPDRLVHYEGVVHNPVYRDCISDMESRMYAKPDAIREYLEDNPSKPFILCEYMHDMGNSLGGMKSYIDLIDQYKEYQGGFIWDYIDQAIYVEDEVTGKEVLRYGGDFDDRPSDYEFSGNGLIFANRVEKPAMQEVKYYYGLHK